A genomic window from Bifidobacteriaceae bacterium includes:
- a CDS encoding extracellular solute-binding protein produces MLKSPRLVPCLAVLTATGLALGACSGDRPADAVGELVELSNEKTVEIVFESYNLGTAGAWTDTTQGLIDRFNADHPNIKVTGQAGDSAAGVAQSVQKQLLAGQAPEVAQIIYNELDYAINELGAANLTELVGQAGLDEHFGGEYPFHERARVLSDRNGSTYGIPYVFSTPVLWVNETKLAEAGIDPATVDLSTWEAVSAVGAKVSETTGAPSISLACVVTGGNWCMQALFKSNGASVLSADRATIEFGSDEAVEVVATFQQMFQDGILTNEDSNSMYESAARGDVALHVNTSAVQHMLMAGAEAGGWTLNATTLPAFGDKPVVPTNSGSTLMIFTEDPEKRAAAWEFIKFMTSPAAYEQITTKIGYLPLRTSMTEEGGPLAEWVGSNPLVKPNLAQLDSLSPWVAYPGSSYQQVDTVLATAIEDAIFYGADPAEAMREAAQRAQELIEG; encoded by the coding sequence ATGTTGAAATCCCCTCGCCTGGTTCCGTGTCTGGCGGTGCTCACGGCCACCGGCTTGGCCCTCGGAGCTTGCTCCGGTGATCGTCCCGCTGACGCGGTTGGCGAACTGGTCGAGTTGTCTAACGAGAAGACCGTTGAGATCGTGTTCGAGAGCTACAACCTGGGCACTGCCGGGGCCTGGACTGACACCACCCAAGGCCTGATTGACCGGTTCAACGCCGATCATCCGAACATCAAGGTGACAGGCCAGGCTGGTGATTCGGCCGCGGGCGTGGCGCAAAGCGTTCAAAAGCAGCTGCTGGCCGGGCAAGCGCCGGAGGTCGCCCAGATCATTTACAACGAACTGGATTACGCGATCAACGAACTCGGCGCGGCCAATCTGACCGAGTTGGTGGGGCAGGCCGGGTTGGACGAGCATTTCGGGGGCGAGTATCCGTTCCACGAGCGGGCTCGCGTGCTGTCTGACCGGAATGGCTCCACTTACGGCATCCCCTATGTCTTTTCGACCCCGGTGCTCTGGGTCAATGAGACAAAGCTGGCCGAGGCCGGCATTGACCCCGCGACGGTGGATCTGTCCACCTGGGAGGCGGTCAGCGCGGTCGGAGCGAAGGTCAGCGAAACCACCGGCGCCCCGTCGATCTCCCTGGCCTGCGTGGTGACTGGCGGCAACTGGTGCATGCAAGCCCTGTTCAAGTCCAATGGCGCGTCCGTGCTCTCCGCCGACCGCGCCACCATTGAGTTCGGTTCGGATGAGGCGGTCGAGGTGGTGGCCACCTTCCAGCAGATGTTCCAGGACGGGATTCTGACGAATGAGGACAGCAACTCCATGTACGAGTCGGCCGCCCGTGGCGATGTCGCTCTCCATGTGAACACCTCGGCGGTCCAGCACATGCTGATGGCCGGCGCGGAAGCGGGCGGCTGGACGTTGAACGCGACCACGCTGCCCGCCTTCGGCGACAAGCCTGTGGTCCCCACCAACTCCGGCTCGACTTTGATGATCTTCACCGAGGACCCGGAAAAGCGGGCTGCGGCCTGGGAGTTCATCAAGTTCATGACCAGTCCGGCGGCGTATGAGCAGATCACCACGAAGATCGGCTATCTTCCCCTGCGGACGTCCATGACGGAAGAAGGCGGACCGTTGGCAGAATGGGTGGGCTCCAATCCTCTGGTCAAGCCGAACCTCGCCCAACTGGACAGCCTCAGCCCCTGGGTGGCCTATCCCGGCTCCAGCTATCAGCAAGTGGACACCGTGCTGGCCACCGCCATAGAAGACGCCATCTTCTACGGCGCCGATCCGGCCGAAGCAATGCGCGAAGCGGCCCAGCGGGCTCAGGAGTTGATTGAGGGATGA
- a CDS encoding tyrosine-protein phosphatase, translating to MSAPATQTRPANRPLGVPGTYNFRDVGGYPVAGGGATRPGVLFRSDSLDGLTPAGRRALHELGVRSVIDLRSAEEVAAAPDPLSGLGLEIRRLPLFGAADPTRGAVGPDRLEDIYWHMLEQAGTRIAEAVGQIALGPAPALVHCTAGKDRTGVVVGLALDAIGVERASIVTDYAASEANLAGDWLAAAVARSGSARTQLGGLTPAWLTSPAWLMTALLERVDQSHGGAAAYLRAHGLAPVELAALAERLTGVPTVAPTHSPVPLPLAAGSL from the coding sequence ATGAGCGCGCCCGCAACTCAGACGCGGCCCGCGAATCGGCCGCTCGGCGTGCCCGGCACCTACAACTTCCGAGATGTCGGCGGCTATCCGGTGGCGGGCGGCGGCGCGACACGGCCCGGAGTGCTGTTCCGATCAGATTCGCTCGACGGCTTGACACCGGCGGGCCGGCGGGCGCTGCACGAGCTTGGCGTGCGCTCGGTGATTGATCTTCGGAGCGCCGAGGAAGTGGCGGCGGCCCCGGACCCGCTCTCCGGCCTGGGGCTGGAAATCCGGCGCCTGCCACTGTTTGGCGCGGCCGATCCGACCCGTGGGGCGGTGGGCCCGGACCGTTTGGAGGACATCTACTGGCACATGCTGGAGCAGGCGGGGACGCGGATCGCCGAGGCCGTCGGGCAGATCGCCTTGGGACCCGCCCCCGCCTTGGTTCATTGCACAGCCGGCAAGGACCGCACGGGCGTGGTTGTCGGGCTCGCGCTGGACGCCATTGGCGTTGAGCGGGCCAGCATTGTGACGGACTATGCGGCATCCGAAGCCAATCTTGCCGGCGACTGGCTGGCCGCCGCCGTGGCCCGCAGCGGTTCCGCGCGCACACAATTGGGCGGCTTGACGCCCGCCTGGCTCACCAGCCCGGCCTGGTTGATGACCGCTTTGTTGGAGCGCGTGGACCAGAGCCACGGCGGCGCGGCCGCCTACTTGCGAGCACACGGTTTGGCGCCGGTCGAACTGGCCGCCCTGGCCGAACGCCTGACGGGTGTTCCGACCGTCGCCCCGACCCACTCCCCAGTCCCGCTGCCGTTGGCAGCGGGGAGCCTCTGA